Proteins encoded by one window of Polaribacter haliotis:
- a CDS encoding OmpH family outer membrane protein gives MKNLKTLLLIAVFTLGVAGVANAQKIGHVDYQRVIDNMPQTRALSVTLEKLGKSYQSEIEGMKKKLEAKYQKYTAEQGTQTPDTNKKRAEEVQVDRARYEQAQQTAYQEMQKKQAEELQPIVKKAEKAIEEVAAAKGILYVFDAKSLIVKKGEDIYDAVKAKLGLLKDKPKTEATK, from the coding sequence ATGAAAAATTTAAAAACGTTACTATTAATTGCTGTATTTACTTTAGGAGTAGCTGGTGTTGCAAATGCACAAAAAATAGGTCATGTAGATTACCAAAGAGTAATTGATAATATGCCACAAACTAGAGCCTTAAGCGTTACTTTAGAAAAGTTAGGAAAATCTTATCAAAGTGAAATTGAAGGAATGAAGAAGAAATTGGAAGCAAAATACCAAAAGTATACTGCAGAACAAGGAACTCAAACTCCAGATACTAACAAAAAAAGAGCAGAAGAAGTTCAAGTAGATAGAGCTAGATACGAGCAAGCTCAACAAACTGCATATCAAGAAATGCAAAAAAAGCAAGCAGAAGAATTACAACCTATCGTAAAGAAAGCTGAAAAAGCAATTGAAGAGGTTGCTGCTGCTAAAGGAATTTTATATGTTTTTGATGCAAAATCTTTAATTGTTAAAAAAGGTGAAGACATTTATGATGCAGTAAAAGCGAAGTTAGGTTTACTAAAAGATAAACCGAAAACGGAAGCAACAAAATAA
- a CDS encoding OmpH family outer membrane protein — protein MKKIFLSIVLLLSVSISWSQRSQIIAYIDMEYILENVPEYLEAQNTLDEKVVKWRQTLDKEARHIEVLKSDLANEKAILTKDLIEEKEEEIALKQDELRRLESLYFGPKGDMFLLRKQLVKPIQDQVYNAIQSISARKKYDFVFDKSSDLVMLYSNKKYDISDLVLGTIDRTRLVDQKNAKKEERKNAPNELTTQQKEAIAKKEAIVAKKLSEKEAKKKALENRRNELLKKREEKRELLRKKKEALKKKKEDQKKEQEKKDENNN, from the coding sequence ATGAAAAAAATATTTTTATCAATCGTTCTTTTACTTAGTGTAAGTATTTCTTGGTCGCAGAGAAGTCAAATAATTGCTTATATAGATATGGAATACATTCTAGAAAATGTTCCAGAATATTTAGAAGCACAAAACACTTTAGATGAAAAAGTTGTAAAATGGAGACAAACTTTAGATAAAGAAGCGAGACACATAGAAGTATTAAAAAGCGATTTAGCAAATGAAAAAGCAATTCTTACTAAAGACTTAATAGAAGAAAAAGAAGAAGAAATTGCTTTAAAACAAGATGAGCTTAGGAGATTAGAATCTTTGTACTTTGGTCCTAAAGGAGATATGTTTTTATTAAGAAAGCAGTTAGTAAAACCAATTCAAGATCAAGTTTACAATGCAATACAAAGTATTTCTGCTAGAAAAAAATATGACTTTGTTTTTGATAAATCTAGTGACTTAGTAATGCTATATTCAAATAAAAAATACGATATTAGCGACCTCGTTTTAGGAACTATTGATAGAACAAGGTTAGTAGATCAAAAAAACGCAAAAAAGGAAGAAAGAAAGAATGCACCAAATGAGCTAACAACTCAGCAAAAAGAGGCAATAGCGAAGAAAGAAGCAATTGTTGCAAAAAAACTTTCGGAAAAAGAAGCTAAGAAAAAAGCGTTAGAAAATCGTAGAAATGAGTTACTAAAAAAAAGAGAAGAAAAAAGAGAACTATTACGTAAGAAAAAAGAAGCGCTAAAGAAAAAGAAAGAAGATCAAAAGAAAGAACAAGAAAAAAAAGACGAGAATAATAATTAA
- the bamA gene encoding outer membrane protein assembly factor BamA, translating into MKLLSATIVFTALFFTYSTTAQVKNDSVSVVKKDTISNSNISFEKGKEYILGGVSVTGLQKFSEETVRVFTGLRYGQPIKLPGDKLTSAIKKLYESKQFSDVDVYLAKVDGNTVYLQFDVQELPQLNQVNINGIKRSKAKELIKEAELKLGVMVTDNLLVTTKNYFAKKYTDKGFLKTKVSIDVRKDTSDINTVNMSVFIDKGKRIKIKDIIFTGNKALSARNLRKAMKNTKEKFFGRFWKSSKYIEEDYQEDLESIIDKYSRLGYRDARVLSESMTWNDDNTINININLEEGRQYRFAEILFVGNKEYTDEQLNQVLRIDKGDIYNGAVLKERVKGDGTPTSFDISTTYQDNGFLFSQVNAVETKVENDSITVEIRIREDEKARIKKVTVTGNDKTNDHVLFRELRVKPGSLFSRKEIIRSIREIGQLGFFDQNVTPDVVPDYQNKTTDINFNVVEKGGSQIELQGGYGGGSFIGTLGLSFNNFSIRNIFKKEAYKPLPMGDGQKLSLRLQSSRTFNTYSFSFTEPWLGGKKPRSLSFSIYSSNQFQLNPQTFDVDKSRSLGIIGASIGLGERLKWPDDYFQLSQTISYQSFKLNNYGFRVGADVLSNGTLNNLSYNANLSRNSAGPSLIFPTYGSEFSFGVKATLPYSLLNNKDYSGLEPAEKYKWLEYYKLNAKGKWYTSFTDKLVLMSNAELGYLGFYNNELGQSPFERYFVGGDGIAVFQLDGREVVGLRGYENNRLSSIEGGTIYNKFQLELRYSITDSPSASIYTLGFLEAGNSYDNFRDFNPFKVKRSAGLGVRIFMPAFGLLGIDFAHGFDPLPGQSEKSGWQTHFIIGRQF; encoded by the coding sequence ATGAAATTACTTTCTGCCACAATAGTGTTTACAGCACTATTTTTTACTTATAGCACAACTGCACAAGTTAAAAACGATAGTGTATCCGTAGTCAAAAAAGATACGATATCTAACAGTAATATTAGTTTCGAAAAAGGCAAAGAATACATTTTAGGTGGTGTTTCTGTTACTGGTCTTCAAAAATTTAGTGAAGAAACTGTGCGGGTTTTTACTGGTCTTAGATATGGGCAACCTATTAAACTTCCTGGAGATAAATTAACAAGTGCAATTAAAAAGTTATACGAAAGTAAACAATTTAGCGACGTAGATGTTTATTTAGCCAAAGTAGATGGAAACACAGTTTACCTTCAATTTGATGTACAAGAATTACCACAATTAAATCAGGTAAATATAAATGGAATAAAACGTTCCAAAGCAAAAGAACTTATTAAAGAAGCTGAATTAAAATTAGGAGTAATGGTTACAGATAACCTACTTGTAACTACTAAAAACTACTTCGCAAAAAAATATACAGATAAAGGTTTCTTAAAAACCAAAGTCTCTATAGATGTTAGGAAAGATACTTCCGATATTAACACAGTAAACATGTCTGTTTTTATTGATAAAGGAAAAAGAATTAAAATAAAAGACATTATTTTCACTGGAAACAAAGCTCTTTCTGCAAGAAATTTAAGAAAAGCGATGAAGAATACCAAGGAGAAATTCTTTGGACGTTTCTGGAAATCATCAAAATATATAGAAGAAGATTACCAAGAAGATTTAGAAAGTATTATAGATAAATATAGTAGATTGGGTTATAGAGATGCTCGTGTTCTAAGTGAAAGTATGACATGGAACGATGATAACACCATCAACATAAATATTAACTTAGAAGAAGGTAGACAATATCGTTTTGCAGAAATCTTATTTGTTGGTAATAAAGAATATACAGACGAACAATTAAATCAAGTTTTAAGAATAGACAAAGGAGATATTTACAATGGAGCCGTTTTAAAAGAACGTGTAAAAGGCGATGGAACTCCAACTTCTTTTGATATATCTACAACTTACCAAGACAATGGTTTCTTATTCTCGCAAGTAAATGCTGTTGAAACAAAAGTAGAAAACGACTCGATTACTGTAGAAATTAGAATTAGAGAAGACGAAAAAGCTCGTATTAAAAAAGTTACTGTTACCGGAAACGATAAAACGAACGATCATGTACTTTTTAGAGAATTACGTGTAAAACCAGGAAGCTTATTTAGTAGAAAGGAAATTATTAGATCTATTAGAGAAATTGGTCAATTAGGTTTCTTCGACCAGAATGTAACTCCAGATGTGGTTCCAGATTATCAAAATAAAACAACAGACATTAATTTTAATGTTGTTGAAAAAGGTGGTAGCCAAATTGAATTACAAGGTGGTTATGGAGGTGGTTCTTTTATTGGAACCCTAGGATTATCTTTTAATAATTTTTCTATCAGAAATATTTTCAAAAAAGAAGCCTATAAACCATTACCAATGGGAGATGGTCAAAAACTTTCTTTAAGACTACAATCAAGTAGAACATTTAACACCTATAGCTTTTCATTTACAGAGCCATGGTTAGGTGGTAAAAAACCAAGATCTTTATCTTTCTCTATTTATTCCTCAAATCAGTTTCAGTTAAACCCTCAAACTTTTGATGTTGATAAGAGTAGAAGTTTAGGTATTATTGGAGCTTCTATAGGTTTAGGAGAACGTTTAAAATGGCCTGACGATTATTTCCAATTATCGCAAACAATTTCTTACCAAAGTTTTAAATTAAATAATTACGGTTTTAGAGTTGGTGCAGATGTATTAAGTAATGGAACATTAAATAATTTGTCTTATAACGCTAATCTTTCTAGAAATTCTGCTGGACCAAGTTTAATTTTCCCAACATATGGTTCTGAATTTTCTTTTGGAGTAAAAGCAACATTACCTTACTCTCTTTTAAATAATAAAGATTATTCTGGTTTAGAACCAGCAGAAAAATATAAGTGGCTAGAATATTATAAATTAAATGCAAAAGGGAAATGGTACACTTCTTTTACAGATAAATTAGTATTAATGTCTAATGCAGAATTAGGATATTTAGGATTCTATAATAATGAATTAGGGCAATCTCCATTCGAAAGATATTTTGTTGGTGGAGATGGAATTGCCGTTTTTCAATTAGATGGTAGAGAAGTTGTTGGATTAAGAGGATATGAGAATAACAGACTGTCTTCAATTGAAGGTGGTACAATTTATAACAAATTTCAGTTAGAATTAAGATACTCGATTACAGATTCGCCATCTGCATCTATTTATACATTAGGTTTTTTAGAAGCAGGTAATTCTTATGACAATTTTAGAGATTTTAATCCGTTTAAAGTAAAACGTTCAGCTGGTTTAGGTGTAAGAATCTTTATGCCTGCATTCGGTTTATTAGGAATCGATTTTGCACATGGATTCGATCCATTACCAGGACAATCTGAAAAATCTGGCTGGCAAACACATTTTATTATCGGAAGACAATTCTAA
- a CDS encoding isoprenyl transferase produces the protein MDKKLRINLQRVPKHVAIIMDGNGRWAKGQGMNRIFGHRNALTAVRESVKGASQIGVDAITLYAFSTENWKRPKMEVDALMSLLINSLKKELPDFQENGVKVNAIGNIETLPKKAQKVLKDVIFETRNNTKIILTFALSYGSREEIVNTIKNISKKVVNKELLIEEIDENTINNHLYTFNLPEVDLMIRTSGEQRISNFLLWQMAYAELYFTDILWPDFRQEHFYDAIIEYQNRERRFGKTSEQITE, from the coding sequence ATGGATAAAAAACTACGCATTAACTTACAAAGAGTTCCAAAGCACGTTGCCATTATTATGGATGGAAATGGACGTTGGGCAAAAGGGCAAGGAATGAATAGGATTTTTGGCCACAGAAATGCCCTAACAGCAGTAAGAGAATCCGTAAAAGGTGCTTCGCAAATTGGTGTAGATGCAATTACTTTATATGCATTTTCTACTGAGAATTGGAAAAGACCAAAGATGGAAGTAGATGCTTTAATGAGTTTATTAATAAACTCGTTAAAAAAAGAGCTTCCAGATTTTCAAGAAAATGGAGTAAAAGTAAATGCCATTGGAAATATAGAAACACTTCCCAAAAAAGCACAAAAAGTATTAAAAGATGTTATTTTTGAAACCAGAAATAACACTAAAATTATCTTAACCTTTGCTTTAAGCTATGGTTCAAGAGAAGAAATTGTTAATACTATCAAAAACATATCTAAAAAAGTTGTTAATAAAGAACTTTTAATTGAAGAAATTGACGAAAATACTATTAATAACCATTTATATACGTTTAATTTGCCTGAGGTAGATTTAATGATACGTACAAGTGGTGAACAACGTATTAGTAATTTCTTATTATGGCAAATGGCCTATGCCGAATTATATTTTACAGATATACTTTGGCCAGATTTTAGACAAGAGCATTTTTACGATGCTATCATAGAATATCAGAATAGAGAACGAAGATTTGGAAAAACAAGCGAACAAATTACAGAATAA
- a CDS encoding DUF6089 family protein encodes MKNSILFIAFVSFSSILLGQVYEVGVSLGGSNYVGDIGRTNYIYPNRPAGAAFFKYNWNPRIALRGTYSYLPIQGDDEDADTDFKQNRGLNFKNTIHELAIGMEYNFYEFDMSSKDKTWTPYILVELAAFKYKSAQSEPQPNEYFFTNKTSYAVPIGVGFKSKLYGTLAFSLEAKFRYTFVDDLDYSTPSIPSLDFGGNGNDWYMFTGFSLIYTFGRPACYTEGL; translated from the coding sequence ATGAAAAACAGTATATTATTTATCGCATTTGTAAGCTTTTCTTCAATTTTATTGGGGCAAGTGTATGAGGTTGGAGTTTCTTTAGGAGGCTCTAATTATGTAGGCGACATTGGTAGAACAAACTATATATACCCTAACAGACCAGCTGGAGCTGCTTTTTTTAAGTACAATTGGAACCCAAGAATTGCTTTGAGAGGTACTTATAGCTATTTACCTATTCAAGGAGATGATGAAGATGCAGATACAGATTTTAAACAAAACAGAGGATTAAATTTTAAAAACACGATTCACGAATTGGCAATTGGAATGGAATATAATTTTTATGAATTTGACATGTCGTCAAAAGATAAAACTTGGACACCATACATTTTAGTAGAATTGGCAGCTTTTAAATATAAAAGTGCTCAGTCTGAACCACAGCCTAATGAATATTTTTTCACAAACAAAACATCTTATGCAGTTCCAATAGGAGTTGGTTTTAAGTCTAAATTATATGGTACTTTAGCCTTTTCTCTTGAAGCAAAATTTAGATACACTTTTGTAGACGATTTAGATTATTCTACACCAAGTATACCGTCTTTAGATTTTGGAGGAAATGGAAATGATTGGTATATGTTTACTGGTTTTTCTTTAATATATACATTTGGGAGACCCGCTTGTTATACAGAAGGTTTATAA